In Sphingobacteriaceae bacterium, the genomic window AAAATTTACTTGAAATTATTCGGCGGATTTTTTCTTAAAAAAGCAGCGGCTATACATTACACAACAATAGACGAATGTGAAAAGGTGGAGAAATTTCTTAATATTAATAAAAATAGAGTAATAATTCATAATGGAATCGATTTGAATGTTATTGCAAACATGAATAACAATAAATTATTTAATGATAAATTTCCAAAATTGAAAGACAAAAAATATATTTTATCTCTTGGTAGAGTAACAAAGAAAAAAGGATTTGATTTACTTATACCAGCAATAAAAAAAGTCATAGAAAATAGAAATGATCTACTTTTAGTTATAGCGGGGCCTGATGACGAAGGTTATTTATCAGAAGTAAAAAATATAATCGCTGAAAATAATCTTGAGCAAAATGTTGTTTTTACTGGATTATTAGATGGAGAATTGAAATGGTTGGCTTATCATAATGCTGAATTATTTGTACTTCCTTCGTACAGTGAAAACTTTGGAAATACCGTTGTGGAAGCCATGGCTTGTGGTATTCCCGTGGTGTTAACAAACAAAGTTGGTATCTCAAGGGAAATAAAACTAAATGAAGCAGGCGTTATTGTGGATCTTAATGTTGGTAGTCTAGTTAAAGGCATTGAATTAATTTATGAGGATAAAAATTTAAAAAGAAAAATGATTGAAAATGGCCGAATAATGATAAATAAATATTTTGATATTGATTACATAGCTACTCAAATGTTGGCTAGTTATGACCAGATTTTAAAGAGAAAACTCAATTGATCTCAGTCGTTATTCTTACCTATAATGAAGAGATTAATTTAGAAGATTGTTTGGCTACAGTCTGCTGGTCTGATGATATAATAGTATTCGATTCTTACAGCACCGACAAAACAGCTGATATTGCCCAAAAAAAGGGGGTCCGTTTAGTTCAACGGCAGTTCGATAATTATGCCTCCCAACGTAACGCTGCTCTAAATGAAGTAAAATTCAAGTATGATTGGGTTTTAATGCTTGATGCTGATGAAAGAGTTCCCAAACTACTCCATGAAGAAATGAAAATCGAATTGAATAATCTCAAAAAAGATATCACTCTGTATAGGATGAGAAGAATGGATTTTTTAAATGATAAATGGCTAAGAAGAAGCAGCGGTTATCCAACCTGGTTTGGCAGATTAATAAAGGTTGGATATGTGACTGTTAAAAGAGAGATTAATGAAGAATACCACACAACGGGTAAAATTGGTTTTCTTAAGGAACATTTATTACACTACCCTTTTAATAAGGGTTTAGAGCATTGGTTTGAAAAGCATAATAAATATTCGTCAATGGAAGCGATAACCTTGAATGCACGAGAATATATTAACTTCTCAAGTTTATTTTCTAGTGATCCGATAGAAAGAAGAAGAGTTTTAAAACAAATTTTTTATCATCTTCCCTGTAGACCAATTTTGGTTTTTTTGTATTTGTATTTATTTAGGTTTGGTTTTTTAGACGGTTATCCTGGATTAATATATTGTCAATTAAGGGCAATATATGAGTCAATGATTAAGTTAAAAATCAAAGAATTGAAAGTATAATGGTTCTTCAATTGCCAAAACTTGAAATGAATATTATCAGAACGATATTAGAACGACTCTCAAGAGGTCGTATTTTTAGGAGAAAATTACCTAAAGAATTTGGTCGTATTAGAATGTACGTAAGTCCCGACGTTGCATTAAGCTACCTAAAATTTAGCAGTAATTCTTTCGATAAGGAATTATTATCAATTGTAAAAACAGAAGTGAATTACCAAACAAACATTTGGGATATTGGTGCAAATGTAGGATTATTCTCCTTTGCTGCTGCCGGTTATTTAAAAAAAGGGAGTTTTGTTCTCTTAGAACCTGATATTTGGTTATGCAATCTCTTGTTAAAAACAATTAATTCAATTGAGCACAATGGACAATCTTTTCACGTTTTACCTCTGGCAGCTAATAATTCTAATGGAATAGAAACATTATTAATTGCGAAACGTGGTCGGGCCAGCAATGCCCTAGCTAGCTCAAAAGGTTCTACTCAAATGGGTGGTGTAAGAGAAAAAAAATTAGTACCTACAATAACCTTGGATACGTTAAGCCAATTTGTTCCTAAACCTGATTTTATAAAAATTGATGTGGAAGGTTCGGAGCTTAAAGTTTTAAACGGCAGCACAAAAATACTGCAGGAAATACGCCCTAAAATATACATAGAAGTTGTTGATGAATTGAATAAGGACATAACTAAAATATTTAAATTTTATGAGTATTCGTTATTTAAATTTGACTCATCTAATAATAAACGAATACCGGTTGATAAATGTGCTTATAATACTTTAGCTTGTCCAAATGAAAAACTTTAATATTAATTACTCTAGCATATGTTACTTTTTATCGTGATCGATATTCTTTAATACAAGGATTAAGTCAAATTTATTAGAATAATTTTTAATAATTATTGTTTTACATTCTTTTCGTTGCATCAGTAACGCCCGGATGCTAATAATATTTACCACACGTATAACAAATTACCAACTTGAAACTCTCTATAATAACCGCAGTACATAACTCTAAGGCTACAATAGAAGAGTGTCTGAAGTCAGTCGCATCTCAAACCTTTAAAGCCGTTGAACATATTGTTATCGATGGCGGTTCTTCGGATGGAAGCGTTGCGGCAATTATAAATTCAAAGTTCAAAATTCAAAATTCAAAAGTAATTAGTGAGCCGGACAATGGAATTTATGAAGCACTCAACAAAGGCATAAATCTGGCCACCGGTGATGTCATCGGTTTGCTTCATGCCGATGATATTTATTATGATGAAAATGTTTTAGCCAAAGTAACAACGCTATTCGAAGAAAAAAGGGTGGATAGTGTTTATGGCGATCTTGTTTATGTAGATAAGAAAGATACCAGCAAAGTATTCCGTTATTGGAAAGCCGGCGCATTTAGTGAGAATCTAATTAGCAAGGGCTGGATGCCTCCTCATCCAGCCTTTTTTGTCAAAAAAGAAATTTATGATAGACTTGGATTGTTTGATGAGAGTTTAAAAATTTCTTCGGATTATGATTTGATTCTAAGATTTTTAGGAACTCATAAAATAACCACTGCTTATTTACCGGAAGTGCTTATTAAAATGAGATGGGGAGGTAAAAGCAATAGAAGTCTCAGTAATATAATTCAGAAGAGTTACGAGGATTATCGGGCGCTGAAAAAACAATTTTTCTAATGCTTTGCTCATTTTGTTCATAAAAACTTCTCCAAACTTCCCCAGCTATTTAAAAAAATTATAATTTTTTTAAATATTTCAATTCGATGCTCAGAATCATAAACATTAGCCTAATCATAATCTTCTTTTGCTATGCGATTTTCCTTGCATTTTTCAGCAGCGCAGAGCTTCCAACTAAAACTTATCACGATAATTTCATGCCTTACCTAGCGGATAAGCCAATCTCCGAAGATGGATTTTACATGCTGACTGTGGCCTGGAATTTTGGGCAGGGCAAAGGATTTGCATATAACCAAGATTTTAAAACATCCGGCGTGCAACCCCTTGCAGCCATGCTGTACGGTGTATTAGCTTTCATTAGTAATCAAGCAGGGTATTACCAAGAAAGATTTTCCAAGGATTATTATTTTATTTTCGGCTCTAGTTCTCTTTTTGTTCGCCATTATTCTAAGCATACACTGTCAGCGTTTTTTAACGAATTCGATGAGGATATTATTTTTTTCCCTCTGTTTACTTTTTAGTCTTCTGAACTTTGATTTATTTATTTCATTTACGAACGGATTAGAAACAAGCATTTATATTCTCATGCGCTTCTATCCATTAGAATGTTCTGAAATTAACCAACAATTATAATCTAAGGCTGCACTTTTAACTGGAATTATTTTCGGACTAACTGCATTAGCCAGAATAGATTTTATTATTATTTCATTAGTTTTTCTAATTATGGGTGTGTTCTTTTCAAAAATAAAAATTAAGACTGTATTCATCATTCTTATTTTTCAATTCTTAATAATTTCTCCTTGGTTATTCTATACATATAATTTGACAGGCCATATAATTCAATCATCCGCTATCTCCCAAATTAGTTTTTTAAGCATGGATAATTTTGGGAATAGACTATACCAAATGCTTTTAGCCTTTTTTCAGATTACAACTTTGAATATTTATACCGGGCAACAGGTTCTTATTTTATTATTACTCGGTTCATTTGTATGTATTATTATGATTGGTGGCATCCTCAAAAACAGAAATATCTATATAGAAAAGCATTTTATCTATTTAAGCATTTTAGTTTCATTCATAGTTTTTATGCTCAGCTACGTTATGTTTTCATATGCGACGTATTTTTACTTACGATATTGTGCACCTTTTATAATATTTATATTATTTTTAATAATACCGCTTGTCTATAAATGGGTAAGGAATCTTTCTGCTAACCATCACCTAGTTGTTGGAATGTTTTTTACAATTATTTTTTTAAGTCAAAGTTATTTTTATTTTCACTCCGGGCAAGCTAATTTGTGCATATGTCGTCCGTCCTGCATATATTAATACTAACTTTAAAGCGAAGACTTAATAGGATCGTATCAAAGTGGAGTTACCGGCTACTACTGCAAAAATGTGATCAATTTGGATGGAAAATTAATCATATAGCACTCGATTACAATCAAAACAAACAATTGGCTCGTTACATCGACAGCATCGGAATTGAGGGTTTGATAGAATGGAAATTCGCCTTTCCGATTGGAAATAGTAAACAATTTAAAAAAAGATGGGAAAAACTTTCGGATGATATAGGTGATGGTAGAACTGTGTGTTTCAAAAGGCGGCATAAATCATTTTTATTTGATGAATTATAATATGTTCTGATTTGAAAACCTTCTCGAAGCTTCCTCAGCTGTTCAAAATGTAAATCTTATAGCTTATTTAATTTTTAGCGGTGATTTCTGTACAATGCAATATCATATGCTATCGTAATATTTGGTAAAGTTTTGGTAAAGTTTTAGTAAACTCTTAACCCCATTTTCATTATAAAATGTCAAATTTGCATCAAATTGGGTTATTATCGGCTTATAATTTGGGATGACGATATTCTACACTAACTGTTTTGTTTATAAAGTGATTTATTTTCCTAATATTGTAACATGTCTTATTTAGTTATTTTCTTTACAAGTCTTTTACTCACAGTGTTCTTTACTCCGTACCTTATCAACTTCTTAACAAACGTAAGAGTAGTTGACAACCCGGGTGAGGATCGGAGAATAAATGAGGAGATTGTTCCGCATGGGCGGAATTATAGTTTATTTTATTGCGATGGTTTCAGTCATTAGTTTTTACGGTGATTTAAATGAAGTAAG contains:
- a CDS encoding glycosyltransferase gives rise to the protein MKILHIISSYYPAIKFGGPINSVHELNKALVRKGHQVDVITTNAGIDKLQNVMLNQWYDLSRVRVMYKSFWGYEHFNFSFPFMISTFSIVKDYDIVHITGVWNFPILVGSICAFIFNKPFIISPRGSLYEETVNLKNSRIKKIYLKLFGGFFLKKAAAIHYTTIDECEKVEKFLNINKNRVIIHNGIDLNVIANMNNNKLFNDKFPKLKDKKYILSLGRVTKKKGFDLLIPAIKKVIENRNDLLLVIAGPDDEGYLSEVKNIIAENNLEQNVVFTGLLDGELKWLAYHNAELFVLPSYSENFGNTVVEAMACGIPVVLTNKVGISREIKLNEAGVIVDLNVGSLVKGIELIYEDKNLKRKMIENGRIMINKYFDIDYIATQMLASYDQILKRKLN
- a CDS encoding glycosyltransferase family 2 protein, with protein sequence MISVVILTYNEEINLEDCLATVCWSDDIIVFDSYSTDKTADIAQKKGVRLVQRQFDNYASQRNAALNEVKFKYDWVLMLDADERVPKLLHEEMKIELNNLKKDITLYRMRRMDFLNDKWLRRSSGYPTWFGRLIKVGYVTVKREINEEYHTTGKIGFLKEHLLHYPFNKGLEHWFEKHNKYSSMEAITLNAREYINFSSLFSSDPIERRRVLKQIFYHLPCRPILVFLYLYLFRFGFLDGYPGLIYCQLRAIYESMIKLKIKELKV
- a CDS encoding FkbM family methyltransferase, whose amino-acid sequence is MNIIRTILERLSRGRIFRRKLPKEFGRIRMYVSPDVALSYLKFSSNSFDKELLSIVKTEVNYQTNIWDIGANVGLFSFAAAGYLKKGSFVLLEPDIWLCNLLLKTINSIEHNGQSFHVLPLAANNSNGIETLLIAKRGRASNALASSKGSTQMGGVREKKLVPTITLDTLSQFVPKPDFIKIDVEGSELKVLNGSTKILQEIRPKIYIEVVDELNKDITKIFKFYEYSLFKFDSSNNKRIPVDKCAYNTLACPNEKL
- a CDS encoding glycosyltransferase — encoded protein: MKLSIITAVHNSKATIEECLKSVASQTFKAVEHIVIDGGSSDGSVAAIINSKFKIQNSKVISEPDNGIYEALNKGINLATGDVIGLLHADDIYYDENVLAKVTTLFEEKRVDSVYGDLVYVDKKDTSKVFRYWKAGAFSENLISKGWMPPHPAFFVKKEIYDRLGLFDESLKISSDYDLILRFLGTHKITTAYLPEVLIKMRWGGKSNRSLSNIIQKSYEDYRALKKQFF